The nucleotide sequence gggctgtgtgAGGCTGGGCACAGTGTGGGGTCCGGGGGCAGAGGCTTGGGGTGccagtgccccccagcaccccgcaTGGGGCTGGGGGAGTTGTTCCAATGTGCAATGCAGGGGAGTCCAGCCCAGGCACCTTGAAGTAGATGATGGTGGCAGCCACAAGGACACCGAGGCTCTGCAGCAGGTCCCCCACCACGTGGACAAAGGCCGCACGGACGCTGGTGCTGCCGGGCAGGGGGGCACGGCCGGGCAGGCAGCCCCCAGCGCTCTCCAGCTGCTCGTAGCCCCCTGCGCCGTGGCCATGGCTGGCGGGGGACTGGTGCAGGATGTGGGCcatgctggggggagcagggctggctcaGCGCCACGGTGctggccctgcctgcacccacgcACAGGCAGCAGTGCCCACACAGCACGGGCAGAAGGACACGGGCAGGGACACCCACACCCCAGGAGGGTGGAGAGGTGTGGGGCAGAGTCCCACCGTGGGGCAGGGCTGGAGGGTCAGCCGGGATGGGGCAGCCGCAGCACCCAAGGGAGGTGCGTGGGGCCAGGGCAGGGATTTGGACCTGGAGCACGCGCCAGGGCTCCCGGGCAGGGTGGGGGTGCTGCTTTTGGGTGTCCAGGGGACGAGTGGCTGGAGTATGTACGGACACAGGCTGGAAGCCGGCAGCGTATGGTGGACAGGGAACAGGGGGAGGCAGTGCTTTGAGACACAAGGCACAGGGACAGAAGGTGACCTGagagccagggctgggggtcctggggtacCAGGGGCACAggtggggcagggctgtgggagGGGAGGCCAGGGCCAAGGCCAGGGGCGCGCGGGGGGGCCGCGTGTGCGCACAGCCCTGCGTGGGACGTACACCAGGTTGACGCCGACGGCGCAGGCGGATGTAGCCAGCATGGCTCGCGCCTCAATCTCGTAGTCGTTGCTGACAATGCGGGCGGCCGCCAGGTAGACAAGGGCCCCGGTCACGACCCAGATGGAGAGGACAGAGGCCAGCGCGCCCAGCGTCTCTGCGGGATGGGAGCTGTCagcacccaccccagcactgggggTCCCACAGAGCCGTGCCCCCCCGCTCACCCGAGCGGTGCCAGCCGAAGCTCATGGTCTTGGTGGGCGGGCGGGTGGAGACCCAGAGGGAGAAGAGGCTGACGGACATGCTGCCCACGTCCGTCAGCAGGTGGGCTGCGTCCGTCATGATGGCCAGGCTGTGGGCCAGGTACCCGCCTGCGGGTGCAGAGCAGCTGGCACCCTGTGCCCCGCAGCCCCCCATACCTGTCCCTGTCCCGCCGTTACCTATCACCTCCCCGACCATGAAGACGCAGCAGAGGATGCAGGCGATGCTCAGTTGCCGGCGGGCCTGGAGCCTCCCCTGGCCGGGGCTGGGGGCGAGGGGGCTGCACCAGCAGTGGGGAGCCGGGGGGCGCGGTGGTGCCAGGGTCTCTGGGGAACCTGCAAAGAGACTGGGGGCGAGGGTCACAGCCGCCCGCACCGGCTCCCGGTGCCCCTCCCCGGCACCCCCGGGACTCCCGGTAGCCACAGTCCGGCGCGGGGCTCCCGCTGGCCGGGCCGCTGCCGAGCTCCGGGCACACGGCGCCGCCTCTCTCAGTACCCCGGCCCGGCCCGTGCGACCCCGGCGGGGGTGTCCCGGTGCCCGGGCCGGTCCCGGGGGGCCGCGCCGTGTGCCCGCCCGAGCCTCGCCGCAGCCGGTAACAACGGCGGCGGCTGCGGTCCCCGCGGGCtgcgcccccgccccggcccaCCGGCGGGTCCCGCTACCGCACCGGGCTCTGCGGCCGGGCCGCCGGCGGGGAACCCGGAACGTTCGGAGGAGCCGGGCCCGCGGCGGCCGAGCGCCCCGTCGGGACGGGCAGCCACGGGGCCGCCGGTGGCGGGTGAGAGTCGGCGAGGGGCCCCAGGGGGCTCGGGGCGGTGCTCGGGGGACGGTCCGGCCCCGGCTCCCCGTAGCCGGAGCTGCCCGCCTCAGCCAGGTTGTGCGGCGGTTCCGCGGGGAGCCCGGACGGGGCGGGGGATGGCGGGGCCGGGGTCGGTAGCGCTGCGGGAGCGAGTGCCTGCGGCGGAGGTGCCGGTGGGACCGGGATGTCTGGGGCCGGGCTGCTGGACGGGGCAGCGGTGCGGGGACGTGAGGCGTGGGAAGCGGGGGGCGAGCGGGGGCCGGGGCTCAGGGCGCTGATGGACTGTGTGCCCGTGTGGGGAGGCGGTGAATGGAAGGTACTGGTGCGGGGAGGTGATGGATGGACGGTAGCGGTGCGGGGAGGTGATGGATGGACGGTACCGGTGCGGGTGGGTGACGTTTGGGTGCCGGTACCAGCCGGCCGGACAGCCGAGGGGGGCTCACGGGAGGATGCTGGTTGCACTGGGATGGAGTTACCGGGACCGGGGAAGGGGTGGGTGCCGGTGCAGGGGGTGCGGGTGCCGGTGTGGGCTGGAAAGAGGTACCGGTGCACGGACGGTCAGAGCTGGCTCGGGGTCTGCGGAGGTGCGGGTGTCCGTGACAGATGGATGAGGGTGCGGGGGCTGGCGGGGACGGACGTGCCGGTGCCGGTGTCGGAGGGTGGGAGGCGTGGGAGCTGGGCAGTGCTGGACGTGCCGGGGGCTTGCGGGTCCCGGGGGGTGGGAGCTTACGTTGCCGGGGGTGCGGGGACCGAGGAGACCGTGAGGATGGGGGAACCGGGGGTGAAGGGGAAGCCGGGGGTGAAGGGAGAGCCGGTGCCGGCAGTGCGGGTACGGGGATATCAAGGGTTACAGATGCAGGGGATGATGGAGGTGGCGGTGCCAGGGGTttgtgggggcactggggggtggtGGCGCTAGTAGGGAGTGATGGGTGCCGGGGTTGGCAGTGCCGGACTGGTGGGGGTGGTAGTGCGGGGGTCATGGAGGTGCCGTGATGGAGGTGCTGCGGGTGTCGGGACGATGGCGGTGCCGGGATGCAAGTGATGGAGGTGCGGGTGCCGGGGGTGATGGTggtgctgagggtgctgggggtgccgggAATGATGGGGGTGCTGGACGTGCGGTGCCAGGGCTCACGGAGGTGCCGGCAATGGGGTGCCGGTGCCGGGGGTGATGTGGGTGCCTGTGATGGAGGTGCCGGAGCGATGGGTGCCATGGGTGATGGAAGTGCCCGGGCGACGGATGCCGGTGCCGGGGGCGATGCGGGTGCTGGAAGTGCTGGCGACGGAGGTGCCCGTGCCGGGGATGATGGAGGTGCTGGAGGTGCTAATGAAGGAGGTGCCGGGGCGATGGGGTGCCGGTGCCGGGGGTAATGGAGGTGCCGGGGATGATGGAGGTGCCGGGGGTGATGGAGGTGCCGGGGCGATAGGTGCCGGTCGTACCTCTTGAGGCGCAGGCTGCCGTCGGCGCGGTCGCCCCGCGGGCTGACCAGGCGGGCGCTTTCGGTGCCGGTCGGTGGCTCCATGCCGGGAGCGAGCAGCACCGCGGGCACCCACCGCCGGGACggccgaggccccgccccctgtcGTGGGCCCGCCCCCCTGCCGCGGTCACGCCCCctgccgcggccccgccccctgctGCAGCACTGGCCACACAGGCCCGCAGGGCAGAGGGAGAGAGTAGCCGGGGGTGGGGCCACACCCATGGCCACGCCCCCATGGCCACGCCCCCCCTCGGGGGCCGGGAGAAGCCGGCACCCACCGGGCTCCCCGGGGCAGGGGGTCCCACCCGGCCGTGCCACCGCCTCGGGCACCGGCATGGGGTGGCGGGGAGGGCCCAACCCGTGGTCCCACGGAGACACCAACCGAGGGCACGGGGGCCGTGGGGGGTGACCTCGCCGACACTGCACCGGggggcagcaccagccctgccgGGGGTGCCGGCGAACAGGGCAGTGTGGGGGCTCTGGTTGACTTGTACGGGGGAGCTGGTGGGCTTGGGGGCTGCTCGGGTACGGGAGAGCTGCCTGGACACGCGGGAAGTTTTGTGTAGGGGGAGCTGCTTTCATGTGGGGGCTGTTTGGGTATGAGGGGACTGCTCAGATATGGGAGGACGGTTTAGGTACAGAGGGGTCCCCCCACCTCCGTCCGTGGGAAGCAGGTGGTGGAACAACTAAGCTCAGGAACCATTTTTAAGCACAAGAAAGTCATCAGGAGAAGCCAGCCTggttccagcagcaggaggtcagGCCTGGCCAACCTGAGCACCTTCCCTGATGAAATGGCAGGGCTGGCAGACGTGGGCAGCGCAGTGGgcattgtctacctggacttcaggaAGGATTTTGACACTGTCCCGCGAGATCCTCCTGCAGAAGCCGTGGCCGTGGGGCTGGATGAGTGAGgtgcactgagaactggctgcacAGCCAGGCCCAGAGCCTGGGGATCAGCAGCACTAAGTCCATTTGGAGACCAGTAACCACCAGTGTACCctggggtcagtactgggtccagtatCATTTAACATTTCCATTAACTATCTGGAGGATGGGACAgggtgtaccctcagcaagtttggagGTGACACGGAGCTGGGACCGGGGGTTGTGCTGCTCGGCAGTGCAGAGGGGTctggagaggctggagaaatggggggGCAGGAACCTCGTGAGGCTCAGTGAGGGGAAGCACAAAGTCCTgtccctggggaggaacaaccccagagcACCAGTGCGTGCTGGGGCCGcccagctggaaagctgctcagccAAAAAggccccggggctgctggtggacaccaagttgactgTGAACCAGAAACTTGCCCTTGCTGCGACGGCGGCGAACGGTGTCCTGGGCTGCACGAGGAGCGTTATCAGGAGCGGGAGAGAGGGAATGGtccttccctctgctcagcacaggggccagtgctgggctcccctgtACAGGAGGGACATGGGTggactggagagagcccagcgagGGGCCACCGAGGGgctggagctgctcagcctgTAGTAGGGATGGGGtgggttgggatgggatggggtagGATGGATGGAGTAGGATGggatgggttggggtggggtgggatggacgGGGtcagatgggatgggatgggatgggatgggatggacagggtgggatgggatggacaggttgggatgggatgggatgggatggacagGGTCGGATGGGATGGACAGGGtcggatgggatgggatgggctgggatccAGGTGCGGAAGCACCTGCCAGAGGGAGGGCAGAGGGAGCCGTGCTCTGCCAGGGGTGCCCAGAGATGGGACCAGAAGCCATGGGCACAAACTGCAGCCCGAGCGGGTCCCTCTGAgcacggggacacgggacacgctcCTCGGTGCGGGGGTGACACGGGCACAGGGAGGCgctggggtctccatcccggagCCCCATGTCGTGGTCCCGGGCAGCGGCCGGAGCGGGGGGCTGGCCGGGGGACCCAGCGGGGCTCGGCTCCACCGGCCCGCGGGCGCCgggcgcggggccgcgggaggggcggggccgcggtGCCCTAGGGGTCCCGGTCCCGCTCCGGCGGTCCCGGctccgggcggggcggggccgcgggggccgCCGGGAGCCTCGTGCGGCCGCGTCCCGTCCCGGCAGCCCCCGCGAGCCGGCCCGCCCGGCGCGGGGAGATGGCGGCGGGCGCGGAGGAGCGGCGCGGAGCCTGGGGCGCGGCGGGCGCCgagcgcggccccggccccggcccgctgGGCTCGCTGCTCAGCCGGCTGCCCCtgggcccggccccgcggcgccgAACCGCCAGCCAGTGCCAGCCCGAGCCGCCGCTGCTGCGCACCAGCAAGCGGACCATCTACACCGCCGGGCGGCCGCCCTGGTACAGCGAGACCGGCGCGCCCGTGGACGAGGCCTTCGTCATCGGTGAGCGGCGGAGCCGGGAGGGATGGAGTCGGGACCGGGGAGGCGATGGAGCCGGGGCTGGAGAGGGGATggagccggggccgggcaggggaTGGAACCGGGGCCGGGGAGGCGATggagccggggccgggcaggggaTGGAGCCGGGGCCGGGGAGGCGATggagccggggccgggcaggggatggagccggggccgggcaggggaTGGAGCCGAGGCCGGGCAGGGGATggagccggggccgggcaggggaTGGAGCCGGGGCTGGAGAGGGATggagccggggccgggcaggggaTGGAGCCGAGGCCGGGGAGGCGATGGAGCCGGGGTCGGGCAGGGGATGGAGCCGCGGCTTGGgagggatggagctggagagaggaGGGTTGGAACCTGAACAGTGGAAAGCATGGGGCCGGGGCTGAGGAGGGAAAGGGATGGGaccaggctggggacatggagaaGCCGAGGCTGGGTCGTGGCCACCGCGGTGCCACCACCCGCTTCCCCCAGGCCTGTGCGGCGGCAGCGCCTCTGGCAAGACAACCGTGGCCACACGGATCATCGAGGCGCTGGATGTGCCCTGGGTCGTGCTGCTCTCCATGGACTCCTTCTACAAGGTGAGGATGGGGGGCAGCGTGGTGCTGGCGGTGATGGGGGCCGTGAGCCGGGGGGCTGGCACGGTGCTGAGCAGTGACGGTGCTGTGGGTTGGGGTCCGGTGTGGCACTGAGCGGTGCCGGTGCCCGCAGGTGCTGGACGAGGGGCAGCAGGCGCTGGCCGCCCGCAGCGACTACAACTTTGACCACCCCGACGCCTTCGACTTCGAGCTGCTCGTCAGCGTCCTCCGCAAGCTCAAGAAGGGCAAGAGCGTGAAGGTGCCGGTGTACGACTTCACCACGCACAGCCGCCGCCGCGAGTGGGTGGGTGCCGCAGGGGAGCCGGGCTGGGCGCCGGGGGGAACCCCTGGGaagggacaggggggacacacttgtggggcaggagcagagaGTGTGGGCACTGTGGGGCGTAGCGGGGCAAAGGGAGGGAGGGGCTGAGGACCATTGGGTATGGGGGTAACTCTGGGGGAAGCGGGggtgtggggatggggagggagcgCGGGGACATGGAAGCAGGGGTTAGCGCGGGGTTTGGGGACAGGCTGCAGTGTAGAGGAGGAGCACAGGGAGGTGGGGGCTAGGGGAGGGCGCTGGGAAGAGGTTTGGGGTTCTGGAGCAAAGCTTGGGGTTCTGGAGCAAAGCTTGGGGTTCTGGAGCAAAGCTTGGGGTTCTGGGTTGGTGCTGGGCTGGGGTATTGAGTGCAGGGTGAGGGTTAAGGGCCCTTAAAGGTTGGGTGAGGTGGGACGGTTATGGGGAGTCCCAGCCACGGGGGGCTGTGTGTGCCAAGCATTGGTGTTGCTGCAGTATGTGCAAGGGGGACAGGATGAGTTCTGCTCTTATCTGCCTGCAGAAAACGGTGTATGGAGCCAACGTCATCGTGTTTGAAGGGATACTGGCTTTTGCAAACAAGGAGTTGCTGAAGGTATTGCTGCCTGATGCGGCCGGTGGCCCATCTCGGTGCATGGCGTGGGAGGAGGCGCACGGAGCTGCGCTGCGGGTGACGGGGATGCTGTCCTGGCCCAGCCCTCGCCACTGCTGGGGGCTGCAGATGGGGGGTCACCCGCTGCTTGCTGTCAGAGCACCTCAGTGtcagagggtttgggggtcagtgCTGGGTGCCATCACTGCGGGGCTCATTGCTGGCCAGGCCGTGGGTGCAGGGAGCGAGTCAGGGCTGCCGAGGGGGTGCTCACCCCTCCCAGTTTTCCAGCTCCTGGACATGAAAGTGTTTGTGGACACGGACTCCGACATCCGGTTGGTGCGGCGGCTGCAACGTGACATCATGGAGCGTGGGCGCGACATCGTGGGCGTCATCAAGCAGTACCAGAAGTTCGTGAAGCCAGCCTTCGAGCAGTACATCGAGCCCACCGTGCAGGTGGCCGACATCGTGGTGCCGCGGGGTGAGGCTGTGCCGGGTTTGCCGGCCCTGACTTGAGTGTCGGCAGTGGGTGTCCTGTGCCGGGCTCGGCTCGGCGCTGTCTAACCCAGCTTCTCCGCTCTCCCATCAGGTGGGGAGAACTCGGTGGCCCTGGACCTCATCGTGCAGCACGTGCACAGCCAGCTGGAGAAGGTGAGGGGCGCTGGATGCTGCTGCTGGccgggcgaggaggaggagggttcTGTGTGCAGAGGGGAGGGTGCAGCTGCTCACAGCCCCGTGCTCCTGGGCACCCCGAGGGGCTCATTGTCACCCCTCACTTTACAAAAGTGCAGCTCTTGGGGCAGACAGAGCCGTGAGATGGGGTGTGGGGAGACAGAGGTGGATCTGGGCGCAGTGCCTGCCCCTGCAATGACACCTGGCCTTGTtcacctgctgtcccctctgtcccagtCAGCTCTTCCCATTCCAGCTGTCCCCACCCCGCTCACCACTGGCTGCCCCCCAGCAGCCCACCCTTGCTGCGCCCAGCCGTGGTTTAGCCCAGGAGATGGGCTGGGAGCTGGCCCGGGGCTGCCGGTGGCTGTGCCAGGCCGGTGCAGTGACTGCGTGTCCTCTCTTTCCCCTTGTGCCGCTCGCGATGACTCTGCTGTGCCACCCAGCGCGAGATCACTGTCAGGTACGTGGGGATGTGACAGCACAGaggggctggtgctgggctgggggggcagccAGCAGCCTCTCCTGCCCGAGTTCTGCCAGCACCCGCTCCTGCCCGAGTCCTGCTTCTCTGTCCATGTCGGCCAGAGCTTTGCAGGAACACCTCACCGTAGTTTCTCCTCCTCGGCTGCTGCGGTGGCTGCCCCCCCATGTAGCTCCTTGAGGGTTGTCTCACCATGACCAGTACAGCTCGTGTACTGGCTCCCTGTGCTGTTCCTGTCCCTCTCTGAGCTCAGTTTGTGTCCTGAATGTGGAGCGCATCCACCACAAGTCCCCCAGGCTGCTCCTTTCTGTGGGAGCAGTGCCCTGGACAGCCCTCTCGTTCCAGGGGACACCACACAGACAGCCCCGCTGGGATGGTCCTCGTGCCCCAGTGTGACCCAGCCTCTCAGTTCCAGGGCACGTAGCCAGATCTTGCccatgcagagctgctgctcccggtgctggcagcacctggtgtgCGCAGGGGCTGCTGCGGTTTGTGGTTGGGGGAGGTTTGCCCCAGTTTCATGGGATGCTGCTGCTTTAGGATCTCGTACCTGGTACCAGACGTGGGGCTTTCCCGAGGATCGGGGCAGGGAAGCCAAGCACTTTCTGGTGTCCAGCCCATGCAGTGGGTTCTCCGGGAGGAGGTCAGGGGACACATCCTGCTCCGGGGGCTCCAGCGCGGCGGCTCTGTGCATGTGCCGTGCTGCTCTGACCGCTGCTTCCTGGttgcagggcagctctggcctctGCCCACCAGGGGCAGCCA is from Patagioenas fasciata isolate bPatFas1 chromosome 3, bPatFas1.hap1, whole genome shotgun sequence and encodes:
- the SLC30A3 gene encoding probable proton-coupled zinc antiporter SLC30A3, with translation MGAWPWVWPHPRLLSPSALRACVASAAAGGGAAAGGVTAAGGRAHDRGRGLGRPGGGCPRCCSLPAWSHRPAPKAPAWSARGATAPTAACASRGSPETLAPPRPPAPHCWCSPLAPSPGQGRLQARRQLSIACILCCVFMVGEVIGGYLAHSLAIMTDAAHLLTDVGSMSVSLFSLWVSTRPPTKTMSFGWHRSETLGALASVLSIWVVTGALVYLAAARIVSNDYEIEARAMLATSACAVGVNLVMAHILHQSPASHGHGAGGYEQLESAGGCLPGRAPLPGSTSVRAAFVHVVGDLLQSLGVLVAATIIYFKPQCKIADPISTLFFSVFVLGSTFTILRDVFRVLMEGTPRGIEFDAVKEALLGVRGVKGTHDLHLWALTLSHHAVSVHVAVDASADPEMVLQEATGQLQSKFGFAACTVQVERYREEMAACQHCQDPRA
- the LOC136099468 gene encoding uridine-cytidine kinase-like 1; protein product: MAAGAEERRGAWGAAGAERGPGPGPLGSLLSRLPLGPAPRRRTASQCQPEPPLLRTSKRTIYTAGRPPWYSETGAPVDEAFVIGLCGGSASGKTTVATRIIEALDVPWVVLLSMDSFYKVLDEGQQALAARSDYNFDHPDAFDFELLVSVLRKLKKGKSVKVPVYDFTTHSRRREWKTVYGANVIVFEGILAFANKELLKLLDMKVFVDTDSDIRLVRRLQRDIMERGRDIVGVIKQYQKFVKPAFEQYIEPTVQVADIVVPRGGENSVALDLIVQHVHSQLEKREITVRAALASAHQGQPLPKTLSVLENTPQVRGMHTIIRNKDTTRDEFIFYSKRLMRLLIEHALSFLPLKSVTVETPQGTMYEGKRFHRQRITGVSILRAGETMEQALTAVCKDIRLGKILIQTNLDTGEPELHYLRLPKEISEDYVILMDSTVSTGAAAMMAVRVLLDHDVQEDRIFLLSLLMAEMGVHSVAYAFPRVRIITTAVDKRINEEFHIIPGIGNFGDRYFGTDGPSAWCESDGMDC